CCGGACTTGGCGGCCGGGCGGACGATGACCTCCCGCAGTTCCTCGGGGCTCATCGGCGCGGCGAGCAGGGTGGCGTCCTGGAGGGCGACGGCCAGGCCGTGGTGTTCGGCGCAGCGGCCGAGGAAGTCGGCGCGTACCGCGACGACGACGCGCAACCGGCTGTCCTCCTCGGTCGCCGCCACGAGACGGTCGATGAAGGCGTCCCGCTCGGCCGGGTCGACGCCGAGGCTGTACAACTCCTCGAACTGGTCGACGAGCAGCCAGGTGTCGGCATGCCTGTCGGCCTGCCTGTCTGCATGTTTATCGGCACGCTTGTCGGCACCCTTGCCCGCTTCGGTGTCCGGTACCGGAGTCAGGCGCGGCCCGTGGGTGGTGAGCGGGGCGGGTCCCGGCGTGAGGATGCGGACGGCCGCCGGGGCGGGGGTGCCGGGCGGGGGCGTGCGCAGCCAGGGGACCAGACCGGCGCGCAGCAGCGAGGACTTGCCGCTGCCGGACGGTCCGAAGACGGCGGTGAACCGGTGTGCGGCGGCCAGCCGCGTGAGCTTCTCCACCAGACGTTCACGCCCGAAGAACAGGTCGGCGTCGTCCGGTTCGAACCTGGTCAGGCCGCGATACGGGGACTCGCCCTCGTCGGCGGCAGCACGAGTGACCCGCGCTGCTGCCTCGTGCCAGCGCCGCTCCCACTCCTGTGCGTCGCCGTCGCAGGCCCTCACATACGCCAGGGTCACCGCGAGGGAGGGCATCCGGTCCCCGGCGGCCGCCTGCGACAGAGCGGTCACGCCGAAGGGGACGTCCTGCGCCATCGTCCGGTACGTCGGCCGTCCCGCCGACTCGCGCAGGGCCCGCAACTGGGCGGCGAACCGCTGCACCGGCCCGGCCCCGGGGTCGAGTTCCTTCTCCTTGCGTCCCGTGCCCTGCCCCGCCACCCCGGCCGCCCCGCCTTCCCGCCCACCGCACCGTCCGCACCGTCTCCGCGCGGGCACCCGCCCCCACACTTCCGGCAGGGCCTGCCACCGAAGATCCCGCCCAACCACCCTGTCCCGCAGCGCAGTTCACGGGAACTTCACGGCGTCCGCGCGATGTTCGGCCCCTCCGCTCCCGCGCAACCCCATGCCCCCACGCACCTCCGTACGCGCAGGCGGCACGCAGGCGGTCTCCACTCGCGAGGGGCGGACAGCGTCCACTCGCGAAGTGCGGACGGCCTCCACGCGCGATGTTCAGTCCCCGCCACCGGGCTGCTGAACAAGCCGCCCAGGGGCTCCCATTGGACCGCGGGCCGCAGGAGGGGGGCGGCCCGCGCACAGCCGGACGTTCGTATCCAAGGAGAGTCATGCACCGACGACCCCGATCCGGGCGGCCCCCGCGACCCCGCCAGCTCCGCGCGCTCCGGCGCCTCCGCAGGCTCCAGCGGCTCGGCTTCGCCGCCACGGCCGCGGTGCTCACGGCCGCACTGCTGGGTGCCGAGGCGCCACAAGACGCCCGGCACACTCACGGCAAGCAGGACGCGCGGAACACCAAGGGCACGCAGGACGCGCGGCGCACCCAAGGCGAACCGGGCGCCCCGCAGGCCGGCACCGCCGCCCAAGTCCACGGCTGGGGGCAGCCGTTGCCCGCCTGGTCGGACGAGTTCGCCTACGGTTCCGAGGCCGAGCCCGCCGTACCGGACCGCGACAAGTGGCGGCTGGCGGGCGGCGAGCCAGGAGCGTGCTGGCCCGGGCACGCGGGCAACGGGCGCCGCTGCGACGCCAACACCCGGGTGGTCGGCGGCAAGTTGCGGATGACGGGTGAGGCGGACGGCGACACGGGCTGGCTGGCCTCGCCGTACGGGCAACGGTACGGGCGGTGGGAGGCGCGGGTGCGTTCCCGGGCGACCGGCGAGGACAACGCGAAGCAGTACCACCCGCTGCTCATCCTCTGGCCTGACTCCGATGCCTGGCCCGAGGACGGCGAGTACGACTACCTGGAGAACGGCGCGCCCGGCGAACAGTGCGCCGAGGCGTTCCTGCACTACCCGCACCCCGAAGACGTGCCCGTACAACAGGAGTTCGCGCGCAAGTGCGGCGTCGACCTGCGCGAGTGGCACAACATCGCCGTCGAGTGGACCCCTGATCACGTACGCGGATTCGTCGACGGTGTCGAGTGGTTCCGGTTCTCCGGCGGCGCCAACGACAGCCGCGACTGCATCCAGTGCGCCCCCGCGCTGCACCAGACCATCCAGCTCGACAACTTCCACGGCAGCGGACTGCAGAGCGCGGTCTACGAGGTGGACTGGGCACGCGTGTACGCCCCGGACGAGGCCGATGGAACAGACGGAGCAGAGGGAGCAGCGGAGGTAGCAGAGGGATCGGCTGAAACCGATGGAGCCCATGGAGCAGAGGGAGCCGAGGGAGCCGATGGACTCGGGGCAGCACCCGCCAGAGGCCGCCCGTAATCCGTATTCCATCTCCTTTCCATGGGCGCGGCCACCCCGCGAGCGGTACTGCTGTACCTGTCCGTCACCAAACCGCCCCCACCCCCACCGCAACAGGCCCTCGCCGAAGACCTGTTCATCCCGCACACCCCGCACACCCCGCACACCCCGTGCACCCCGCTCATCCGTTCGCCCCGATCGAACCGTTCGTTCACGAAGGAGGACACCGGACATGGACACCCCGACGTACGAGGGGGGCTCCCCGGAGCCCGCACCGCCCGAGCGCCCGCCGGAGCGCCAACCCGCCGCGGCGCAGGATCCGTTGGCGGTGGCGCTCGGCAACGCCTCGCTGCTGGGGCTGGGTTACCTCTTCCTCGGGCGGAGGAAGTTCGCACTCGCCGCGGTGGTGGTCGGCGTCGTGCTGGTCAATCTGTACCGGTCGCAGGCGGAGCGGTGGTGCGAGGTCGTGCTGCTGCTGTGGTGGGTGGCCGTCGTCGCGCACGGCTGGTATCTGGCGCGCGGCGCGGCCGGGCAGGGCGGCAACCGGACCCGGCAGCGGGTGGCGGCGGCCTCGGTCACGGCGGTGGTGGCGCTGACCGCCGGGCTGCTGCGGCTCGACGCGCACGCCATCGAGTCGGACGTCAGCGCGGCCCGCGAGGACGGCGACTGCGCGAAGGCTCTTGAGGCGCAGGACCGGGTGGGGCTGCGGCACCGGCTCACCGGGGCCACCGTGGTGGCCGAGGGGGATGCGACGGCCGACGCCTGCGAACTGCTCTACGAGGCACGGTCCGCGCTGCGTCGCACCGGCGACACCCGCAGCCTGGCCCGGGGCTTCACCCTGCTCGACGAGGTGCTCGCCGACTCCGGGAACACCGCCACGGCCAGGACCGTACTGAACGAGTTCCTGGGCAGGCTGGACGGCTCCGGCACCTGCGAGACCGTCACGGCCACCGACTGGATCCGCGAGGACAGGAAGCCCACCCGCAACCTGCTCGACTCCTCCGCGGACGCCGCCGAGAACGCCGCGCCCGCCGCGCTGCTCGGCTGCGCCGACTCCCTGATGGACACCTCGTCCTGGGACCGCGCCAAGGGCCGCTACCAGCGGCTCGTCGAGGAGTTCCCCCAGGACTCGCGCGTCGACCGGGCCCGCAAGGGGCTGCGCAAGGCGATCGTGTCCGGGGAACTGGAGAAGGTCGACGAACTCGTCGACCAGGCCACCGACAACACCTCCGGCTACTGCGCCCACCCCACCAAGTACAGCGACGCGCCCTCCCGCAAGGGCGGCCGCACGCTGTTCCTCGGCGACGACGCGTACACGAAGCAACTGCCGGGCGACTGGCGCACCGACGACCCGACGAAGGCCGCGATGGTGGCCTGCGCGGGCGAGGCGGACTACGGCGACACCGTCGACACGTGCAGCTACGAGTACGAGGGCTCCGGCATCGTGAAGCCGATCCCGGTCTATCCGGAGACCAGCTCGCCCGCCAACCTCCAGGAGGTCTCCTTCCACAAGGTCAAGATCCCGGTGAAGGTCTACGAGCTGCGCACCGGCAAGCTCGTCAGCAAGCGTGACGTCCAGATCAGCGGCGGCAGTTGCCCACGCACGCTGGACTACGAGTACTACATGTACGACACCGGGCCCGACGAGCAGCAGTACGTCAGCACCGCCAAGTCGGACGTACGCGCGGCGTTCTCGTCGGCCCTCGGACGGTGAGACGCCGAACGACCCCGTACTGAACTAACCCGTACTGAAAGGGCGTTGAGGCACCCGCCGACCGGCCGAACAGACCGGCTGACCAGACCGGCTGACCAGACCGCCTGACCAGACCGGCCGAACCGGGCGGCCCCGTGACCACCTCACGGGGCCGCCCTTCGCGTGCGACCTCCCGTACCTGTGCCCGTACCCGTTCCCGTGCCCGTACCCGCCCGCTTCCGGGCCGCCCCACAAACGAAACAATTTCCTCCGCTTGCACACCTGTGCAGCACACCGAAAACAAGCCCCCTTTCAGCCAATTCGGAATTTGACCACAGATCTCGAATAGTGGACCGGAGTTGATTACGGCGCGGCGATGCTGCTTGGATCATTGATAGTTGAATCCACGCGACATTTCGCTGAGTACGATTTCACTGAGCACGATTCCATTGAGCCTTGAGTCTTGAGCTTTAAGCCCTGCGTCTTGAACCTTGAGTCTTGAGCGTTGAACACGGGGGAGCACGTGGGGATTCGTCATGTCGTGCTGTTCAAGTTCAAAGACGGTGTCACCTGGGCGGATCCGCGGGCAAAGGCGGCGGAGGCCGCGACCCGGGAACACCCGCGCCACATTCCCGAGATCGGCCACTGGCAGTGCGGCAGGAACGTGGCACAGCGCGCCATCGCCCATGACTTCGCACTGACCGGCGACTTCGCCGACCGGGATGCCGTGGCCCGCTATCTCGTCCACCCCGACCACGTACGCGGGGTGGAGCTGTGGCGGGCGATCGCCGACTGGTCGGTGGTGGACTTCGAGGTCGACCCGAATCCCGCCGAGTAACCGAAATCACGGCATCGACGGGAGAATTCATGAAGAACGACGCCGAGTCGTCGCCCCGGTTAAGCTCGGGTTCACCTTTGGCGGCGCTCCTTGCCATCGTCGCCGCGGCGTTGATCTGGAGCACCTCTTTCGCCGTCACCAAGGTGCTCCTGAAAAATATTCCGCCGATGACCATCGGCGCGATCAGATTCTCCGCGGCAGCCCTCATTCTCGCGGTACTCGTACGGTTCCAGAAAGGCTGGCGGCCGGTCGAGCGCAGGTCGGCGCTGGCAATGGGCGGGGCCGGACTGCTCGGCATCACCGCCTATTTCGGCCTGGAGAACGTCGGTGTCGACCTGGCGACCGCGGCCGACGCGGCCATCATCGTCGCGGCGTTCCCCATCATCACCGTGGTCCTCGAAGTCGCCCTGCACCGTGAGAAGCCCTCGCTGTCCCGGGTGCTCGGCATGGCCCTGGCAGTCGCCGGGGTGTGGCTGATCGTCCGGCAGAGCGCGAGTGCGGGCGGCAGCGACCGGCTGATCGGCGACGTCATCCTGCTCATCGCGGGTGTCGCCTGGGCCGCGTACAACGTCGTCGCCCGCCGCACCAGCCCCGGCCACTCCCCGCTGACCAGCACCTACTACCAGACCGTGGCGGGCGCGCTCGGCTTCGTCGTGCTCACCCCGCTGGAGTTCGGCGACTGGCAGCGGCCAACCGCCGCGGACCTCGGCCTGCTCGCCTTCCTGGCCGGCATGTGCTCCATCGCCGCGTTCGTCCTCTACAACTACGGCCTGCGCGACGTCACTTCGAGCACCGCCGTCAACGTACTCAACCTCGTCCCGGTCTTCGGCCTGGTCTCCGCCGTCGTCGTCACCGGCGAGGAGGTCGGCGCGACCGAGGGCATCGGCTGTCTGGTCGTCATCACCGGAGTGGTGCTCGGCGCGGGAGCGGGCAACCGCCCGGCGAAGGCCGCACCCGCCGCGGACGCCGACGCCGACCCGGACGCCGACGCCGACCCGGACGCCGACTCCGACCGCGCCCCCTCCCCGGCCCCGGCCCCGGCCCCGGCCCCGGCCCCGGCCCACGAATCCACCGAACAGCCCCTGAAGAACCACGAGTTGGAAACGAAAAAATGAGCCTCGACGTCAAGAACAGCAAGTGCGTGATCGTCGTCAACGACGACCTGCCGGTGGGCCTCACCGTGAACGCGGCCTCCGTGGTCTCGCTGACCCTCGGCCGCAGCGTCCCCGAACTCATCGGCCAGGACGTGAAGGACGCCGACGGCGCCGTGCACCTGGGCATCACCCTCATCCCCGTACCGATCCTCAAGGCGCCCGCCGAGAAGGTCGCCGAGATCCACGCCGCCGCCACCGAGGACCCCGAGGTGGTCGTGGTCGGCTTCAGCGATCTGGCGCAGTCGTGCCGTACCTACGACGAGTACATCGAGCGCCTGGGCGCGAGCGAGTCGGCGGCCCTCGCCTACTCCTCCGTCGGCCTGTTCGGACCGCGCAAGCAGCTCAACAAATGGACCGGCAGCCTGGCCCTGCTGCGCTGACGGCCCCGTATCACCGGAACCACGAACAACCGCCAACGAACAGCCAGTTACGCACCACGCCTACGGCGCGACCCGTCACTCCGCACCACGTCACACCGCACCACGTCGCGCCGTAAAAAGCGGGCGCCCGCGGCTCCTACCCCGCGGGCACCCAAGCCCCGTAGCCCTCAAAGCCAACGCACAGGCTGGGACGATGTTCACTGTATTCGACGACCGACTCGACGCCTTCGCGCGTCGTACCCTCTCCGATCACCGGCGCTTCGACGCGGGCGGGTGGCAGCCGGAGGAGCTCGCGGCGCACCAGCTCGGCGCGCTGCGCGAGACCCTCCGCTATGTCGTGAAGCGCTCGCCCTTCTACGCCGAACTCCTGGGCTCTCTAGACGAATCGGCCCTGGCGGAGCTCGACTTCGACTCCTTCGCCGAGCTGCCCTTCACCACCAAGGACGATCTGCGCGGGCGGCTGCTGGACGTGCTGTCCAAGCCCGTGCACGAGGGCTGGGTCTTCTACGAGACCACCGGCACCACCGGCCGGGCCACGCCCTGCCCTCGCGACAACATCGACTCGCTGGTCAACAACATGGCCCTGTCGGTCTGTTACGACCATGTCTTCCGCACACACGGCGAGAACCACGTCATCGGCGTGATGGGCCCGAACGAACTGCACTCCACCGGCGACACGTTCGGCGACGTATGCCGCAACCTGGGCCACGCACACGCCAAGATGTGGCCGCACTCGCCGGTCGTCGGCTTCGAGCGGGCACTCGAAGTCGTCCGCGAGATCGGGATCACCGGCGTCTTCTGCACCCCCAACGTGGCCATGTCGATGGCCAAGGAAGCGGTGCACGCGGGCCTGGAGCCGAAGGACCTCGGCATCCGCTTCTTCATGTTCACCGGCGAACTGGCCACCCCCGGCCTGCTGCGGAACATCGGCGAGGTATGGGGCGCCACCGCCTACAACTGCCTGTACGCCTCGCAGGAGGCGTCCATCCTCGGCGCGGTGCACGGCGACGGCCGGCTGCGCACCGTCCCGCTCAACGTCCACTACGAGCTGATCGACCCGGCCACCGGCCGCCCGGTGCCGCGCCAGGCGAACGGCGACCGGCAGGGCGAACTCGTCGTCACCCACCTCTACCAGGGCAGCAAGCCGCTGGTCCGCTACCGCACCGGCGACCTGGTACGGCTGTCGCCCGCGGTCGGCGGGGGCGACTATCCGTCCGAGGTGCTGCTGCCGCTCGGCCGTGTCCGGGACGTCATCGACCTCAACGGGCGCCAAGTCACCGCGTACGAACTGGAGTCGGTGATCCTGTCCCGGCTCGGCGGGGCGCTGGACTACCAGCTCGTCATCGACCGCATCGAGGACACCGACGTCCTCACCGTGGAGGCCGAGACCCGCGGCAACGCACCGCTGTCCGCGCGGAACGTCGAGGAGCTGAAGCGCGCCGCACTCGACTCCTGGGGCTGCCCGCTGGAGATCACCTACGGCCAGCTCGGCGGGGTCACCACCACCGGCGCGATGGTGAGCTGGAAGGCCGCCCGGGTGCACGACCGGCGCACCGCCCCCGACGCCGAACGGCAAACGGCGCTGGCCATGGCCGGACGGAGGCGCGGCCGGTGAGCCCCGCGCCGCAGGACCGCTGGGTCTTCCACCGGGGCGAGTTCGTCCGGGCCTCGCGGGCCGGACTCGGACCGGGCACCCAGGCACTGCACTACGGCACCGGCGTCTTCGAGGGAATCCGCGCCTACGCCGCCCACGACGGCGGCGACTCGCTCCTGTTCAAGGCGCGCGAGCACTACACGCGCCTGCACGCCTCCTGCCGCCTGCTCCGCCTGAACCTGCCGCACACGGTCGACGAACTGATCGACATCACCCGGGAGTTGATCCGCCGCAACGACCTGACCGGGGACACCTACATCCGTCCCCTGGTCTACAAACTCGCCCTCGAACCGGGCACCCCCTTCGGCGTCCGGCTCAGCGGAGTGTCGACCGCGGTGACCGTCCTGGCCCTGCCGATGGGCGACTACAGCAGGGCCGAGGGCATCCGCTGCGGCATCAGCTCCTGGCGCCGCGTCCCCGACTCCGCGCTGCCCGCCCGGGCGAAGATCACCGGCGCGTACGCCAACAACGCCCTGGCCGTGGACGAGGCGACGGCCGCCGGATACGACGAGGCGATCCTGCTCGACCAGCGGGGCGCCGTCGCCGAGGCGAGCACCGCCAACGTGTTCGTCGTGCACGCCGGAAAGGTCGCGACCCCCGGCCCGGACGCGGACATCCTGCCCGGCCTCACCCGCGCCGCGGTAATCCGTATCCTCGCCGACGAGGCCGCTCTCACCGTCGCCGAACGCACCGTCCAGCGCTCCGAACTGCTCACCGCCGACGAGGTGTTCCTGACCGGCACCGGCTGTCAGATCGTGCCCGTGGTGGAGATCGACGGCCGCCCCGTCGGCGACGGCACACCCGGCCCGCTCACCACCCTGGTACGCGAGGTGTACCAGCGAGCGGTACGCGGCGCCGACCCGCGCTACCGGCACTGGAACACCCCCGTCGGCCTCACCGACCCGACCACCGACCGGAGTTCGGCACCCGCCTGAGCGGCCCGCCGTTCCCACTCGGGCCCGACCGCGCCCGCGAACTGCAACTTCCGTACTCCAACTCTGCAGTGTGGCGCCGGAATTCGTACTCCCGTGCCGCAACTCCCGCGTTCCTGGCCCTTCGTGCAGTCATTCACGCACCGGCGCGCTGTCGCGTCCGTGCACTCGTGCCACCTCTGGGGGAACCGTGATCAGCCAGTACCGTCCTGGTGCGCCCGACGACCAGGAGATGACCGACGTCGCTCTCTTCCGCCTCCCGGTGACCGCGTCCCTGCGGATCTCCTCGCTCGGCCCCACCGGAACCAGCAGCGAACAGGCCTGCCGCACCCTGCGCGGGCACCTGCTGCGGCGCGGCCAGGAAGGCGCCGAGATCGACCTGTGCGACGAGTACGAGGAGGCCGGGGAGAAATTACTCTCCGGCGCCAGTGACCTCGTGGTGGTCGCCAACGCCTACTCCGGCGTCGAACGTTTCTACATGGACCCGGCGCTGTGCCTGGCCGCCGTCTTCGTCAAGGACACCCCGCACTACGGCATCGCCGGGCTCCCCGGCAGCGACCCGGGCCGCAAGGCCGCCGTCGTCACCCACCCCGCGCCCCGCGCGCTGGTCGAGGAACTGCTGCCCGAGCGATTCGACCTCACCGAGATCGTGTTCGCCTCCTCGACGAGCGCGGCGGCCGAGACCGTGGTCAGGGGCGAGGTGCCGCTGGCGCTGACCACCGCCCCGGCCGCCCGTCTGCACGGCCTCGAATTCCTCTCCCGCACCCGCCCCATCCGCATGGTGTGGTCGGTGTTCACCCGCCCCGGCCTCCTCGGCGAGGACCGCCCCGCGCCCCGCCGCGCCCACACCGCCAGGAGCCTGACATGGTGAGCCCCGCCCCCGTCTTCGTCGACAGCGCCGAGGTCCGCGAACTC
This is a stretch of genomic DNA from Streptomyces sp. NA04227. It encodes these proteins:
- a CDS encoding glycoside hydrolase family 16 protein, with translation MHRRPRSGRPPRPRQLRALRRLRRLQRLGFAATAAVLTAALLGAEAPQDARHTHGKQDARNTKGTQDARRTQGEPGAPQAGTAAQVHGWGQPLPAWSDEFAYGSEAEPAVPDRDKWRLAGGEPGACWPGHAGNGRRCDANTRVVGGKLRMTGEADGDTGWLASPYGQRYGRWEARVRSRATGEDNAKQYHPLLILWPDSDAWPEDGEYDYLENGAPGEQCAEAFLHYPHPEDVPVQQEFARKCGVDLREWHNIAVEWTPDHVRGFVDGVEWFRFSGGANDSRDCIQCAPALHQTIQLDNFHGSGLQSAVYEVDWARVYAPDEADGTDGAEGAAEVAEGSAETDGAHGAEGAEGADGLGAAPARGRP
- a CDS encoding Dabb family protein, producing the protein MGIRHVVLFKFKDGVTWADPRAKAAEAATREHPRHIPEIGHWQCGRNVAQRAIAHDFALTGDFADRDAVARYLVHPDHVRGVELWRAIADWSVVDFEVDPNPAE
- a CDS encoding DMT family transporter: MKNDAESSPRLSSGSPLAALLAIVAAALIWSTSFAVTKVLLKNIPPMTIGAIRFSAAALILAVLVRFQKGWRPVERRSALAMGGAGLLGITAYFGLENVGVDLATAADAAIIVAAFPIITVVLEVALHREKPSLSRVLGMALAVAGVWLIVRQSASAGGSDRLIGDVILLIAGVAWAAYNVVARRTSPGHSPLTSTYYQTVAGALGFVVLTPLEFGDWQRPTAADLGLLAFLAGMCSIAAFVLYNYGLRDVTSSTAVNVLNLVPVFGLVSAVVVTGEEVGATEGIGCLVVITGVVLGAGAGNRPAKAAPAADADADPDADADPDADSDRAPSPAPAPAPAPAPAHESTEQPLKNHELETKK
- a CDS encoding DUF2000 domain-containing protein is translated as MSLDVKNSKCVIVVNDDLPVGLTVNAASVVSLTLGRSVPELIGQDVKDADGAVHLGITLIPVPILKAPAEKVAEIHAAATEDPEVVVVGFSDLAQSCRTYDEYIERLGASESAALAYSSVGLFGPRKQLNKWTGSLALLR
- a CDS encoding phenylacetate--CoA ligase family protein; translation: MFTVFDDRLDAFARRTLSDHRRFDAGGWQPEELAAHQLGALRETLRYVVKRSPFYAELLGSLDESALAELDFDSFAELPFTTKDDLRGRLLDVLSKPVHEGWVFYETTGTTGRATPCPRDNIDSLVNNMALSVCYDHVFRTHGENHVIGVMGPNELHSTGDTFGDVCRNLGHAHAKMWPHSPVVGFERALEVVREIGITGVFCTPNVAMSMAKEAVHAGLEPKDLGIRFFMFTGELATPGLLRNIGEVWGATAYNCLYASQEASILGAVHGDGRLRTVPLNVHYELIDPATGRPVPRQANGDRQGELVVTHLYQGSKPLVRYRTGDLVRLSPAVGGGDYPSEVLLPLGRVRDVIDLNGRQVTAYELESVILSRLGGALDYQLVIDRIEDTDVLTVEAETRGNAPLSARNVEELKRAALDSWGCPLEITYGQLGGVTTTGAMVSWKAARVHDRRTAPDAERQTALAMAGRRRGR
- a CDS encoding branched-chain amino acid transaminase, which produces MSPAPQDRWVFHRGEFVRASRAGLGPGTQALHYGTGVFEGIRAYAAHDGGDSLLFKAREHYTRLHASCRLLRLNLPHTVDELIDITRELIRRNDLTGDTYIRPLVYKLALEPGTPFGVRLSGVSTAVTVLALPMGDYSRAEGIRCGISSWRRVPDSALPARAKITGAYANNALAVDEATAAGYDEAILLDQRGAVAEASTANVFVVHAGKVATPGPDADILPGLTRAAVIRILADEAALTVAERTVQRSELLTADEVFLTGTGCQIVPVVEIDGRPVGDGTPGPLTTLVREVYQRAVRGADPRYRHWNTPVGLTDPTTDRSSAPA
- a CDS encoding prephenate dehydratase domain-containing protein, which gives rise to MISQYRPGAPDDQEMTDVALFRLPVTASLRISSLGPTGTSSEQACRTLRGHLLRRGQEGAEIDLCDEYEEAGEKLLSGASDLVVVANAYSGVERFYMDPALCLAAVFVKDTPHYGIAGLPGSDPGRKAAVVTHPAPRALVEELLPERFDLTEIVFASSTSAAAETVVRGEVPLALTTAPAARLHGLEFLSRTRPIRMVWSVFTRPGLLGEDRPAPRRAHTARSLTW